In Thermodesulforhabdus norvegica, a single window of DNA contains:
- a CDS encoding DUF3034 family protein, whose protein sequence is MKKLISTMIMFCAFSCLVVQADAAPPLPLHNVEGFGGVAITGTAYLVNPPEDDRPIGMPAVGGGFVYTPKGRTFGFSTFTVNLFNRLELGYAFNVLNLHDLPLDVAEATGIEIANDRVFLHNLNARFNLIPENGFNLSWMPALTAGIHYKKVEKLSDIDETLGGALTDAGIEDTDGIDFTLYASKMLTFLPRPVLLNLGLRNSEAAHIGLLGFTGDREFLLEGSVIVFVTDRFLVGAEYRQKPNNYRPIPGLVEPEDDWWSVVAAFIVNDRLTISGGIFNFGEVLNHYDNGAVGLKLKFEF, encoded by the coding sequence ATGAAGAAACTTATCTCAACGATGATAATGTTTTGTGCTTTTTCTTGTTTGGTTGTCCAGGCCGATGCCGCCCCGCCTCTTCCTTTGCACAATGTTGAAGGCTTTGGGGGCGTAGCCATAACGGGAACTGCCTATCTGGTTAATCCTCCCGAAGATGACCGACCTATAGGCATGCCGGCAGTAGGCGGAGGGTTCGTCTATACGCCTAAAGGAAGAACCTTCGGCTTTTCTACCTTTACCGTGAATCTTTTCAACCGCCTGGAACTGGGCTATGCATTTAATGTGTTGAATCTGCACGATCTTCCTCTAGATGTTGCGGAAGCTACGGGTATTGAAATTGCCAACGATAGGGTATTTTTGCATAACCTGAATGCACGTTTTAATTTAATCCCGGAAAACGGCTTTAACCTTTCATGGATGCCCGCCTTGACTGCGGGAATACACTATAAAAAGGTGGAAAAACTTTCGGATATTGATGAAACCCTTGGAGGAGCTTTAACTGACGCGGGTATCGAGGATACCGATGGGATTGATTTTACTCTTTATGCTTCCAAGATGCTCACATTTTTGCCCCGTCCGGTGCTTCTTAATCTTGGATTGAGAAATAGCGAAGCGGCACATATCGGTTTATTGGGGTTTACGGGTGATAGAGAGTTCTTACTGGAAGGGAGTGTTATAGTATTTGTAACAGACCGTTTTCTTGTAGGTGCTGAGTACAGGCAAAAGCCTAATAATTATCGTCCTATCCCCGGACTTGTTGAACCCGAAGATGACTGGTGGTCTGTGGTAGCGGCTTTCATTGTTAACGATCGACTTACGATATCGGGAGGGATATTCAATTTCGGAGAGGTTCTGAATCATTACGATAACGGTGCTGTGGGTTTAAAGCTTAAATTTGAGTTTTAA
- a CDS encoding sigma-54-dependent transcriptional regulator has product MTEQARILVVDDDNSHRLMLSTVLDEWGYEVVEADSGDKAVALVRSEPVDLVIMDIRMPGIDGIEATKLIRQFNPALPVIILTAYGSIPSAVDAVKSGAFDYLTKPVDLDALNAVINKALEHERLKAENEILREQLARFQIADIVGRSPAMERVLELISLIAPTDATVLITGESGTGKSLVARAIHAHSPRKHKPLIEVNCAAIPENLVESELFGHEKGAFTGAEKARAGKFMQANGGTIFLDEIGELNLSVQSKLLHVLQDKKIQRVGSDVAIPIDVRIIAATNRNVEEMLSNGSFRMDLYYRLNVTRIEVPPLRKRPEDIPILAEHFLKRFSEKYEKDVKGFTPEAMHFLMTHSWPGNVRELENAIERAVILSRNPYIDVKELNILGAGLPEPGDVTRSSFEQGNLTLEDVERITILKTLEETGGNKSEAARRLGITRRTLKLKLKKYNAEKKRTP; this is encoded by the coding sequence ATGACGGAGCAGGCAAGAATTTTAGTTGTAGATGACGATAATTCACATCGCCTTATGTTGTCCACCGTGCTTGATGAGTGGGGTTATGAGGTAGTAGAGGCGGATAGCGGTGATAAGGCCGTGGCTCTGGTCAGATCGGAGCCCGTCGATCTGGTAATAATGGACATCAGGATGCCGGGTATTGACGGAATAGAAGCAACAAAACTTATACGTCAGTTCAATCCCGCCCTGCCGGTCATTATCCTTACGGCCTACGGCTCCATACCCTCGGCCGTTGACGCAGTTAAATCCGGTGCCTTTGACTATCTTACCAAACCCGTGGATCTGGATGCTTTGAATGCGGTTATCAATAAGGCGCTTGAGCATGAACGATTGAAGGCAGAAAACGAAATTTTGCGAGAACAGCTTGCACGATTTCAAATTGCCGACATTGTGGGACGGAGCCCTGCAATGGAGCGGGTTTTGGAGTTGATTTCTCTTATTGCTCCGACAGACGCCACGGTGCTCATAACCGGCGAAAGTGGCACGGGCAAAAGCCTCGTAGCCCGGGCCATACATGCCCACAGCCCTAGAAAGCACAAGCCTCTGATTGAGGTTAACTGTGCCGCTATTCCGGAAAACCTCGTTGAGTCAGAGTTGTTCGGTCATGAAAAGGGGGCTTTTACCGGGGCGGAAAAGGCCAGAGCCGGAAAATTTATGCAGGCTAACGGTGGTACCATTTTCCTCGACGAAATAGGTGAACTAAACCTTTCCGTTCAAAGCAAACTTCTTCACGTTCTTCAGGATAAGAAGATACAACGCGTCGGAAGTGATGTGGCAATTCCAATAGATGTTCGGATAATAGCCGCCACTAACAGGAATGTTGAAGAGATGCTTTCGAACGGTAGTTTCAGAATGGATTTGTATTACAGGCTGAACGTTACCAGGATAGAGGTACCGCCTTTAAGGAAAAGGCCTGAGGATATTCCCATATTGGCCGAACACTTTCTGAAACGGTTTTCTGAAAAGTACGAAAAAGATGTTAAAGGCTTTACTCCTGAGGCAATGCACTTTTTAATGACTCATTCATGGCCCGGTAATGTTCGTGAATTGGAAAACGCAATAGAGAGAGCTGTGATCTTAAGTCGGAATCCCTACATTGATGTGAAAGAGTTGAACATTCTGGGGGCGGGGTTACCGGAACCCGGAGATGTTACTCGATCATCCTTTGAGCAGGGTAACTTGACTTTAGAAGATGTAGAACGGATAACGATTTTGAAAACCCTTGAGGAAACAGGGGGTAACAAGAGCGAAGCAGCTCGCCGTCTCGGGATAACCCGGCGGACCCTTAAACTTAAATTGAAGAAGTATAACGCAGAAAAAAAGCGGACACCCTGA
- a CDS encoding two-component system sensor histidine kinase NtrB, whose amino-acid sequence MTAKRGVGKNRFLELAPWAIVSSVVILVILLIAMAFRSLHRGRDMMEQALLSEALTLANSIEAMCNCGVIHNVHPHALMPLFGEISKLPGVLYVMIVKADGTIVAAGKPERVDRKIPFNPPGPGSKWVGLKERMGMRAYEVTLHYRPMAGDKTPPDDLYFVLGLDPLPYETAIKRDFQFFVFMLAVMLLVGAAGMVSLWWVGRYHESLRSLADVEYLMSTLIEQIPVGFVLVDNKGVVERINRAAEALIDAEQGKAFSNCPGFADLWRNLQYGDNGRLDQEITISGNRTRKLHLMVNALRFETDTRSGYVFLITDVTKMRELESKLSRTRHLAAIGHLVTGLAHEIRNPLSSIKGFATVLAKRTASDEKNRYIAEVMIKEIDRLNGILYELLDFARTPNLKLDEVECRSLIEHALRVISRDLEQSKVKVTMDIEPPDLYINVDPNKMIQVFINLFLNALQAIGREGTIRVQARRDDEEAVIAISDTGPGIPEEALDKIFDPYFTTKPQGVGLGLANVRKIVEAHGGTVVAMNSPEGGASFIIRLPFSPGYEET is encoded by the coding sequence ATGACGGCAAAAAGAGGCGTTGGAAAAAATCGGTTTCTTGAACTGGCACCCTGGGCAATCGTAAGCTCCGTGGTCATCCTAGTTATTCTGCTTATCGCTATGGCTTTTCGTAGCCTCCACAGAGGCCGGGATATGATGGAGCAGGCCTTGCTCTCCGAAGCACTGACACTGGCCAACTCCATTGAGGCTATGTGCAATTGCGGAGTCATTCACAATGTTCACCCTCACGCCCTTATGCCGCTCTTTGGTGAGATTTCCAAACTGCCGGGTGTATTGTATGTAATGATTGTAAAAGCCGATGGAACAATTGTTGCTGCCGGTAAGCCTGAAAGAGTTGACCGAAAAATACCTTTTAATCCACCCGGACCCGGGTCAAAGTGGGTTGGGCTTAAAGAACGGATGGGCATGAGGGCTTATGAAGTAACCCTTCACTACAGACCGATGGCAGGAGATAAGACACCGCCGGATGATTTATACTTTGTTCTGGGGCTGGATCCCCTGCCTTACGAAACGGCTATAAAGCGTGATTTCCAGTTTTTTGTATTCATGCTGGCGGTTATGCTTCTGGTAGGTGCTGCAGGAATGGTCTCCCTGTGGTGGGTTGGCCGTTATCATGAAAGCCTTCGATCTCTCGCCGATGTGGAATATCTAATGTCCACTTTGATTGAACAGATACCTGTCGGCTTCGTTCTGGTCGATAATAAAGGGGTGGTGGAAAGAATCAACAGAGCGGCAGAGGCGCTCATTGATGCCGAACAGGGGAAGGCTTTCTCGAATTGCCCCGGTTTTGCCGATCTATGGAGAAACCTTCAGTACGGCGATAATGGTAGATTGGATCAGGAAATCACAATAAGCGGCAATCGTACCAGAAAGCTACATTTGATGGTTAACGCCCTGCGCTTCGAAACGGATACGAGGTCGGGATACGTCTTTCTCATAACCGATGTTACGAAAATGAGGGAACTGGAATCAAAACTTAGCCGGACGCGCCACCTGGCGGCTATAGGACACCTGGTAACGGGGCTCGCCCACGAAATTAGAAATCCTCTGAGTTCTATAAAAGGTTTCGCTACTGTCCTTGCGAAAAGAACTGCATCAGATGAAAAAAACAGGTATATCGCTGAGGTCATGATCAAAGAAATCGACAGATTGAACGGGATTCTTTATGAGCTTCTGGACTTTGCACGCACTCCTAATCTGAAGCTTGACGAAGTTGAGTGCCGGAGCCTTATAGAGCACGCCTTAAGGGTTATCTCCAGAGACCTGGAACAAAGCAAGGTAAAGGTAACGATGGACATAGAACCTCCCGATCTTTACATTAATGTAGATCCAAACAAGATGATCCAGGTATTTATAAACCTTTTCCTGAATGCCCTGCAGGCGATCGGCAGAGAAGGAACAATAAGGGTGCAGGCTAGAAGGGATGATGAAGAGGCCGTTATTGCGATATCTGACACAGGACCTGGCATACCGGAAGAGGCTCTTGATAAAATTTTCGATCCCTACTTTACAACAAAGCCTCAGGGTGTTGGCCTGGGTCTGGCAAATGTTCGAAAGATTGTGGAAGCCCATGGAGGAACTGTGGTTGCGATGAATTCACCTGAAGGAGGAGCAAGCTTCATTATAAGATTGCCCTTTTCTCCCGGGTATGAGGAAACATAG
- a CDS encoding efflux RND transporter permease subunit, with protein MAKESLIGRLIRWCLEMRLIIFVCTLFVILWGIAVAPFDWKISWLPRSPVPVDAIPDIGENQQIVFTEWMGRSPQDVEDQITYPLTVSLLGIPGVKTIRSYSMFGFSTIYIIFKEDVDFYWARSRILEKLNSLPEGTLPEGVKPALGPDATALGQVFWYTLEGRDPQGNPTGGWDLDELRSIQDWYVRYALMSADGVSEVASIGGFVREYQVDVDPDALRAYGVTLPQVFQAVKASNLDVGARTIEINGVEYVIRGLGFIKSLEDLEKSVITSRDGTPIRIGDVAHVTTGPALRRGVLDKAGTEVVGGIVVVRYGENPLKVIQNVKKKIEEIAPGLPKKTLPDGTVSQVTIVPFYDRTGLIYETLGTLSRALYEEILVTVMVILLVLMHIRSSILISSLLPLAVLMCFIAMRLFKVDANIVALSGIAIAIGTMVDMGIVICENILRHMEQMEPGESRFSVIYRASSEVGGAVLTAVATTVVSFLPVFTMIGPEGKLFKPLAFTKTFALIASIIVALMIIPPAALTVFRTPYDKTGVNLLRKVTYGFIALIGIVMYFFMPWWVALPIFVAGLYFLAENLLPAKIFRVFYILVNVFIVAVVGILLARDWLPLGPEKGLLKNVVFVGISVGTIFGILQIFRRVYEPLLRFCLRHKLLFVSLSVLVIVLGWTVWLGFNRVFGWLPNFLTKTAVVRSIAGAFPGLGKEFMPPLDEGSYLLMPTTMSHASIGEAYDILRKQNMAISAIPEVETVVGKIGRAESPLDPAPISMIETVINYKPEYLVDKEGRRLRFRFFPDETDYFRDEKGNPLPAPDGKPYIVRGRFERNEKGELIPDPKGMPFRLWRAPLDPALNPGRKPWPGVKNPDDIWNLIVEAARVPGTTSAPKLQPIITRIVMLQSGMRAPMGVKIRGPDLQTIEKVGLEIERFLKEVPSVEPSTVVADRIVGKPYLEIVIDRDAVARYGISIRRVQDVVETAIGGKWITMTVEGRERYPVRVRYLRELRDSVEALSRILVAAPNGVQIPLGELAHIRYVRGPQVIKSEDTFLVGYVVFDKKPGHAEVDVVEQARKYLNDKIKSGELDIPPGVSFTFAGNYENQIRAQKTLSVVLPLALFIIFMILYLQFRSVLTTCFVFTGVFFAWSGGFILLWLYAQPWFLDFSVFGISMRELFSVHPINLSVAIWVGFLALFGIATDNGVIVGTYLDESFRETTIRTIEDVHEATVTGAVRRIRPALMTSATTILALLPVLTSKGRGSDIMIPMAIPTFGGMLVSLMSVLLVPVLYSAREEFKLRRANIPRS; from the coding sequence ATGGCAAAGGAGTCATTGATAGGGCGGTTGATTCGCTGGTGTCTGGAAATGAGATTAATTATTTTCGTATGTACTCTTTTTGTTATCCTATGGGGTATTGCCGTTGCACCCTTCGACTGGAAGATTTCCTGGCTACCGAGAAGTCCTGTGCCGGTAGATGCCATACCCGATATAGGAGAAAATCAGCAAATAGTCTTCACCGAGTGGATGGGGCGTTCGCCTCAGGATGTGGAAGATCAGATAACCTATCCCCTTACCGTGTCACTTCTGGGCATTCCCGGTGTTAAAACGATTCGCAGTTATTCCATGTTTGGATTTTCTACGATCTACATAATTTTCAAGGAAGATGTCGATTTTTACTGGGCTCGTTCCAGAATTCTGGAAAAGCTCAACAGCCTTCCTGAAGGAACCCTCCCGGAAGGTGTCAAACCGGCTCTGGGCCCCGATGCGACGGCCCTGGGACAGGTTTTCTGGTACACCCTTGAGGGTCGTGACCCTCAGGGAAATCCCACCGGAGGCTGGGATCTCGATGAACTTCGTAGCATACAGGACTGGTACGTCCGATACGCCCTTATGTCGGCCGATGGAGTCAGTGAGGTTGCATCCATTGGGGGCTTTGTCAGGGAATATCAGGTTGACGTGGACCCCGATGCCCTGAGGGCTTACGGTGTTACGCTCCCACAGGTGTTTCAGGCCGTGAAAGCATCTAACCTGGATGTTGGAGCCAGGACAATTGAAATCAACGGCGTGGAATATGTGATAAGGGGTCTGGGGTTCATAAAGAGCCTTGAGGATCTGGAGAAGTCGGTTATCACTTCCAGAGACGGCACGCCCATAAGGATAGGCGACGTTGCTCATGTTACCACGGGGCCGGCATTGCGCAGAGGAGTGCTGGATAAAGCAGGTACAGAGGTTGTCGGGGGGATCGTCGTAGTAAGATATGGAGAAAACCCTCTTAAGGTTATTCAGAATGTGAAAAAGAAGATTGAAGAGATTGCCCCGGGACTGCCTAAAAAAACCCTTCCCGATGGGACAGTCAGCCAGGTGACCATAGTCCCATTTTATGACAGAACCGGTCTTATCTATGAAACCCTGGGAACTCTTTCTCGTGCCCTCTACGAAGAAATTCTCGTGACCGTTATGGTAATACTCCTGGTGCTTATGCATATAAGAAGCTCCATTCTGATATCAAGCCTTCTGCCCCTGGCGGTTCTTATGTGCTTTATCGCCATGAGGCTCTTTAAAGTGGATGCCAACATTGTTGCTCTATCGGGCATTGCCATTGCCATAGGAACCATGGTGGACATGGGAATAGTGATCTGTGAGAACATACTGCGTCACATGGAACAGATGGAGCCCGGCGAAAGTCGATTTTCCGTAATCTATCGGGCATCTTCGGAAGTGGGAGGAGCTGTTCTTACGGCGGTGGCAACAACGGTGGTTAGCTTTTTACCTGTTTTTACGATGATAGGCCCCGAGGGCAAGCTCTTCAAGCCTCTTGCTTTTACCAAAACCTTCGCTCTTATAGCATCGATAATAGTTGCACTTATGATTATCCCTCCGGCGGCGTTAACTGTATTCCGTACTCCTTACGATAAAACCGGTGTAAATCTCCTGAGGAAGGTAACTTACGGATTCATCGCTCTAATCGGTATTGTTATGTATTTTTTCATGCCCTGGTGGGTGGCTCTGCCGATTTTCGTGGCCGGCCTGTATTTCCTGGCAGAAAACCTTTTACCCGCAAAGATTTTCAGGGTTTTTTATATCCTGGTTAATGTGTTTATTGTCGCAGTCGTGGGTATTTTGCTTGCCCGGGACTGGTTACCACTGGGTCCCGAAAAAGGGCTTCTAAAAAATGTGGTTTTTGTGGGTATTTCGGTGGGAACCATATTCGGCATACTTCAGATATTTCGCAGGGTCTATGAGCCCCTTCTTCGGTTTTGTCTGCGTCATAAACTTCTATTCGTCTCCCTTTCGGTTCTGGTAATAGTTTTGGGCTGGACCGTTTGGTTAGGTTTTAACAGGGTTTTCGGCTGGCTGCCCAACTTTTTGACGAAAACCGCGGTTGTGAGGAGTATTGCCGGGGCTTTTCCGGGACTTGGCAAAGAGTTTATGCCCCCCCTTGACGAAGGCTCATACCTGCTCATGCCAACCACCATGTCTCACGCTTCCATAGGCGAAGCCTACGACATTCTAAGGAAACAGAACATGGCCATTTCCGCCATTCCCGAGGTTGAGACGGTCGTCGGAAAGATCGGGCGGGCCGAATCGCCTCTCGATCCTGCGCCAATATCGATGATTGAAACGGTTATCAACTACAAACCGGAGTATCTTGTGGATAAAGAAGGCCGTCGCCTCCGTTTCAGGTTCTTTCCCGATGAAACCGACTATTTCCGTGACGAAAAGGGTAACCCGCTACCCGCACCGGACGGAAAGCCTTACATCGTCAGGGGCAGGTTTGAACGGAACGAAAAAGGGGAATTGATTCCCGATCCTAAAGGTATGCCCTTCAGACTCTGGAGAGCACCACTGGATCCGGCACTGAATCCCGGGAGGAAACCCTGGCCCGGTGTAAAAAATCCCGACGACATATGGAATCTTATCGTGGAGGCTGCCAGGGTTCCCGGTACCACTTCGGCACCCAAACTTCAGCCGATAATCACGAGAATAGTGATGCTTCAGAGCGGTATGCGGGCTCCGATGGGTGTTAAAATCAGAGGGCCCGATCTTCAGACTATTGAAAAGGTGGGTTTAGAGATCGAAAGATTTCTTAAAGAGGTTCCGTCGGTTGAACCCTCTACCGTTGTGGCGGATAGAATAGTCGGAAAACCTTATCTCGAGATCGTAATAGACAGAGACGCGGTGGCACGCTACGGTATTTCAATCCGTCGGGTTCAGGATGTTGTCGAAACCGCCATTGGCGGAAAGTGGATTACCATGACCGTTGAGGGAAGGGAGCGATACCCTGTCAGGGTCAGGTATCTCCGGGAGCTTCGTGACTCCGTTGAAGCCCTTTCACGCATTTTGGTTGCCGCCCCCAATGGCGTGCAGATTCCCTTGGGCGAACTTGCCCATATCCGTTATGTAAGGGGACCTCAGGTTATAAAAAGCGAAGACACCTTTCTCGTTGGCTATGTGGTCTTTGACAAGAAACCCGGCCACGCAGAAGTCGATGTAGTAGAGCAGGCTAGGAAATACCTGAACGATAAAATAAAATCCGGAGAACTCGATATACCCCCCGGCGTAAGTTTCACCTTTGCCGGTAATTACGAAAATCAGATTAGGGCTCAAAAAACCCTGTCCGTTGTTTTGCCTCTCGCTCTTTTCATAATTTTCATGATCCTTTATCTTCAGTTCAGATCTGTGCTCACGACGTGCTTTGTCTTTACAGGGGTGTTTTTTGCCTGGTCCGGTGGCTTTATTCTTCTGTGGCTTTACGCTCAGCCCTGGTTTCTCGACTTTTCCGTATTCGGAATTTCCATGAGGGAGTTATTTTCCGTTCATCCCATAAACCTAAGTGTTGCCATATGGGTGGGATTTTTAGCCCTTTTCGGAATTGCAACGGACAACGGAGTTATTGTGGGCACCTACCTTGATGAAAGCTTTAGGGAAACCACAATAAGGACGATTGAAGACGTGCATGAAGCCACGGTAACGGGTGCGGTCAGGAGGATTCGACCCGCTCTTATGACGTCCGCTACCACCATACTTGCCCTTCTACCCGTTCTCACGTCAAAAGGCCGGGGATCCGATATTATGATCCCCATGGCCATTCCCACCTTCGGCGGTATGCTTGTATCTCTTATGAGCGTCCTTCTGGTACCCGTGCTTTACAGTGCCCGTGAGGAATTCAAACTCAGGAGAGCCAATATTCCTCGAAGTTGA
- a CDS encoding efflux RND transporter periplasmic adaptor subunit, whose amino-acid sequence MKRVGLFMVVNRQGGRVFGTIFTLLLALSVIAVVVVGVNSTVARETDSAPGEKAQIWTCSMHPQIRLPAPGKCPICGMDLIPVVDEKEGKPESLREITLSPVAQKLAEVQVSPVERKKVQVTLRMFGVLDYDERRVAHITAWVPGRIEKLYVNFTGMTVSEGQPMVVLYSPELMAAEAELIEARRLLSRVESGSTRAIRDTARATVRSAREKLRLYGLTEKQIDEVLARGIPSDRITIVAPIGGTVVEKHVNEGVYVQTGTRIYTIADLSQLWLFLDAYESDVQWMRLGETVTFETVSYPGEVFSGRISFIQPVLEKKSRTVRIRVDVPNADGRLLPGMFAHAEVRVTVGDKRPPLVIPASAPLITGKRAVVYVQIPDKPYSYEGREIVLGPRVGDYYIVRYGLREGEKVVTRGNFKIDSAVQILAKPSMMTPEGGGGGMMHHHGGGSAPKSEASKGSGTVMEVPQSFTMKLHELAARFDRILQKVPEDSTRITQRQWLEIKEEISNLEELLSKIDGSELKGHARMMWDELSMRLHNDLVVAIYARRAQERAEALEELKAGMARLLTRFGVHHPGHRDHGGLTEPGVPQEFSVQLRPLVESYLSLQKALAEDDEKRAIHALEAMKEALDRPSMELLKGDVHVKWMKIREQLSQNVSSMLASGNISGIRERFDECSRLFGELVRTFKPVSVPLYEMFCPMAANGKGAIWFQSEREIHNPYFGSSMSSCGEVRAKIDPVDR is encoded by the coding sequence ATGAAAAGAGTCGGGTTGTTTATGGTAGTTAACCGGCAGGGTGGGAGGGTATTCGGTACAATCTTTACTTTACTCCTGGCGCTGTCGGTTATTGCCGTCGTTGTCGTGGGAGTCAATAGCACGGTTGCGCGGGAAACCGATTCCGCGCCCGGAGAGAAAGCTCAGATCTGGACCTGCTCCATGCATCCTCAGATAAGGCTTCCGGCTCCCGGCAAGTGTCCTATATGCGGAATGGATCTTATACCCGTTGTGGACGAGAAAGAAGGAAAGCCCGAGTCGCTGAGGGAAATAACCCTGTCGCCTGTTGCACAAAAACTGGCCGAAGTCCAGGTCAGCCCCGTTGAACGGAAAAAAGTCCAGGTAACATTAAGAATGTTCGGAGTTCTGGACTATGATGAGCGCAGGGTGGCTCACATAACCGCCTGGGTTCCGGGGCGTATCGAAAAACTCTATGTCAACTTCACGGGTATGACCGTTTCCGAAGGGCAACCGATGGTGGTACTCTATAGCCCGGAACTCATGGCCGCTGAGGCTGAGCTTATAGAGGCCCGGAGGTTGCTTTCAAGGGTCGAGTCCGGTAGCACCAGGGCAATAAGGGATACGGCGCGGGCTACCGTGCGCTCCGCCCGTGAAAAGCTCCGCCTGTACGGGCTGACGGAAAAGCAGATCGATGAGGTCCTGGCGAGAGGTATTCCTTCCGACCGCATTACCATAGTGGCGCCCATCGGTGGGACCGTCGTGGAAAAGCATGTAAACGAAGGAGTTTATGTCCAGACGGGTACGCGAATCTATACCATTGCCGATCTGTCTCAGTTGTGGCTTTTCCTCGATGCCTATGAATCGGACGTCCAGTGGATGCGTCTCGGAGAGACCGTAACTTTTGAAACGGTCTCTTATCCCGGAGAGGTCTTTTCGGGACGGATTTCTTTTATACAGCCCGTGCTTGAAAAAAAGAGCCGCACGGTAAGGATCAGGGTTGATGTCCCTAACGCAGACGGACGGTTGCTTCCGGGGATGTTTGCTCACGCCGAAGTAAGAGTAACCGTGGGAGACAAAAGGCCTCCTCTGGTAATCCCCGCCTCGGCTCCACTGATAACCGGAAAACGAGCTGTCGTTTATGTTCAGATTCCCGACAAACCTTATTCTTACGAAGGTCGTGAGATAGTTCTGGGACCCCGGGTGGGTGATTACTACATAGTCAGGTATGGCCTCAGGGAAGGAGAAAAGGTTGTAACCAGGGGCAATTTCAAGATCGACAGTGCCGTTCAGATCCTGGCAAAACCCAGCATGATGACCCCGGAAGGTGGCGGAGGCGGCATGATGCATCATCACGGCGGCGGTTCCGCTCCAAAGTCGGAGGCCTCTAAAGGTTCGGGCACTGTTATGGAGGTACCGCAAAGCTTTACCATGAAGCTTCATGAGCTGGCCGCACGGTTCGACAGAATACTTCAGAAAGTTCCCGAAGATTCGACGCGCATTACCCAGCGACAGTGGCTTGAAATCAAAGAAGAGATTTCGAATCTTGAAGAACTCCTTTCTAAAATTGATGGTTCAGAACTGAAGGGCCACGCCCGGATGATGTGGGACGAATTGTCCATGAGGTTACATAACGATCTGGTTGTTGCGATCTATGCCCGCAGGGCTCAGGAAAGGGCTGAGGCTCTTGAGGAACTTAAGGCCGGCATGGCGAGGCTTCTGACCCGGTTTGGTGTGCACCACCCAGGGCACCGGGATCACGGCGGACTTACAGAACCTGGCGTACCGCAGGAATTTTCAGTACAGCTCAGACCCCTGGTTGAATCGTATCTGTCCCTGCAGAAAGCCCTGGCGGAAGATGATGAGAAAAGGGCAATTCATGCACTGGAGGCCATGAAAGAGGCTCTAGATCGGCCGTCTATGGAGTTGCTAAAAGGTGATGTACATGTGAAATGGATGAAGATACGGGAGCAATTGTCTCAAAATGTTTCGTCGATGCTTGCTTCGGGCAATATTTCGGGCATAAGAGAGCGGTTTGATGAGTGTTCCAGACTTTTCGGTGAACTTGTGAGAACCTTCAAGCCCGTGTCCGTTCCCCTTTATGAGATGTTCTGCCCTATGGCTGCGAACGGTAAGGGTGCAATCTGGTTTCAGAGCGAAAGGGAGATCCACAACCCCTATTTCGGTTCTTCTATGTCTTCTTGCGGAGAAGTCAGAGCTAAGATCGATCCTGTGGATCGCTAG
- a CDS encoding YHS domain-containing protein, producing MKRIKIVVFTMILLLAFVPALLPMAYAGKGRPQEKCPVMGGPINKSYFVDYRGKRIYFCCPACPQEFMKNPDMYMEKLEKEGVELEPAPTD from the coding sequence ATGAAAAGGATAAAAATAGTGGTCTTTACAATGATTTTGCTTCTCGCTTTTGTGCCGGCTTTATTGCCCATGGCGTATGCCGGTAAGGGACGGCCACAGGAAAAGTGCCCTGTTATGGGAGGTCCCATTAACAAGAGTTACTTTGTAGATTACAGGGGGAAGCGCATATACTTCTGCTGTCCTGCCTGTCCTCAGGAATTCATGAAGAACCCCGATATGTATATGGAGAAACTCGAGAAGGAAGGGGTGGAACTGGAACCTGCACCGACCGATTGA